Part of the Panicum virgatum strain AP13 chromosome 4N, P.virgatum_v5, whole genome shotgun sequence genome is shown below.
TTCATTAATAGCACAAGGAGCCAGGAAAAGGAAGTGTACCAAAATAAGATCTTTGCTAGTAATAGTGCCATGGTTAGGGGTTCACAAAGTCATCTCGGTTCTGGACTTTATGATCAGTTTCACTCAACGTCATCTACTAATATTGCTGACAACAGAAAGGAAAGTCAAGAACAAGTTGAACTTAATATTGCCAATGCTAGTAATGCTGTTGTAGCCAGCACTTCGGGCAGTCATCTCCAAACCAGAGTTGATGATCAGTTTCAGTCGACTTCAGATGTAAATACAATTGGCAGTAGGAAAGAACAAATTGATCCTGCTAAGATCCATGCTAGTGATGCTGCAGTTGTTAGCAGCTCACAAGGTCTTGTGACTAGAAATGGCAATCAAGTTCATACGGCATCAGCTGTACATTGGCCAAGGGAGAAACAAGTAAACAATGATAAGCAAATTACACAAGTTTCTAGTACAGAACGAAATGATGAACTAGGAAGAAAATTTTCTGAAACCTCTCATGATTCAAGAGATAGGATGGTAAGATCAGAAGATACACATGATAACATGGATTTGATCTGGCTACAGGCAGACACCAGCGGGATCTCTGATGACAAAGGCATCACTGGTCTACTGTTAGAGAGCACTGGACAGGGATCATCTATGGTTACTGCAGATATGGCACAAGGAGCAGAAGTAATGGGAAGAAATGGACAAGAAGTAAGAACTGAAACTACTGCAGGAATTATCATGCCAAGTGGTTCAAGTTCCGGGCAGTCTGTCAAGGAAAGCATGCTAGAGTCAGCTGCTCGATTAGAGAAATCTTCTACCTTTCATGTTGGAAGGTTTGTTGATGAGCTTCAAAAGGGAGTCTCAGATGCAGACAATACAACAAAGAATCATGAGAAATCCATAGTGGAAGGTACAACACGCTCTTCATCAAGGTCTAGAATGAAGGGACCAGCTGATGAGATGTGGGATGTCCATAGTACTACTTCTCAAGAGACCTTCAAGACAGCCGACAAGGAGGAAGGTTCATCAGCTGATGGAGCTACTAATTCGGCCTCCCAGACACCCAAAAATGAATCTGCTCTTGCTAGAAAAGTTCACAGGTCACTCTGGGCTTATGTTGCTGACATAATCCGTCTTGGATGGATTCAACGTGGCGACTCTCATGATTCTAGTGACAAATCAGTTAAAAAAAGTTCATCCAGTAATTCTCAGAGTACAGAGGGTTGGCTTTCTAGTCAGGAACGTGATACTGAAAGCacaaggaagaaaaataaagcaaaagatCAGCAGTTGATAATGTCACACAGCGGAGAATCAGAACCTGGAGTGGCTTCAATGTCAAAGGAGGAATATTTTCACTCTGGTACACAGGAACTGCGAATATCAGAAACTGTTATTGAACCTAAAGTACGTAGATCTGAGGGAGACTTGTTGGCTGGAAGTTCTAAGGATGATCTACATGTATCAGAGGAGAGAATAAAACAATCTGATGTAGGTGAATCACCCGAAGGAAATATCATAGATGATAGCACACCGACTTTGATAGATGTCACAATAGGACATTTACCAGAACATAAAACTGCTACTTCATCCAGGATCACAACAAAGGGTTCAGGTGAGTTTAATACTGGTAAAGGAATGTTGGCTGGCAGCTCTTCTGTGACCATAGGTGCAACGGAAGCTGGTCGCAGTGGTGATGGAGCTGATTGGATATATAATCCTTCAGGTGTTATAACTCCTTATCGTCACCCTCAAACACAAGCAGTAGTGCCACACGAAAGTACCTCAACTAGCATCCATGAACCACCAGCATTACCTGTGGGAGGTATAAGGTTTGAAGAGAAGAATGTTGTGCAAGAGGCTCCGGAAATTATTAAAACAGGGGGGAAAGATGCGGAATTGAAGAGGAGGAATTTTCAAAGAAATAAACAGGTATTGAAGGAAACATTTGATGAATGGGAGGAAGCATACCAGCGTGATGCTGAGCAGAGGAAGGCTGATGAGTTATTCATGAGGGAAGCTTTACTTGAAGCCCAGAGAGCTGCAGATATTTGGGAGGTACCTGTTGGAGCAGTGCTAGTACAAAACGGCGAAATTATTGCTCGTGGCTGTAATTTGTAAGTTGTAGTAGTATCATATTATATAGCTAAGCATAGGCTAAAAAATTGAAATATTCACTTTGCTAACTATTCTGTGCCCTCCTTGTCTTCAGAGTTGAAGATCTCAGGGATTCAACTGCACATGCTGAAATTGTTTGTATAAGAGAAGCTTCTAACAAACTCAAGACATGGCGCTTGGCGGTAATATTTCACATCCATATTTTTCTGTTTTCTGACCGAGAAGCATAAAAAAATCCCCCCATATCGAATcatttcttttttatatatatcttGATTTGTCCTGGGAGATATCATCTCCAACTGGTTATGACACTTAGATGGATAGCCATCTATGACAATACATAAATGCTTACATGCTATAGTTATTAGTTCATAGATTCGGGCTTCTCATATCCCTAGGCTATGCTTAATGTGTGTTGCAGTTCTCATTATATTAAAATTTTGAATCAGAAGGATCATTGCTTTTCAGCTTTCACAAGGACAtcacaaaatatatttttttgtgacATTTTTTGAAATGAAGATCCATTTTTAAATGCAGAACTTTGTGACCGCGAATGCACAGAAAATATATGAATCCTTTTATGCATTTATGTGtgtataaaatttctattttaGAAATCTAATAAAAAATATTGCAGGAGACAACGCTTTACGTGACACTGGAACCTTGTGCCATGTGCGCTGGAGCAATTCTTCAAGCTAGAATCGACACTGTAGTATGGGGTGCCCCAAACAAGCTTCTTGGAGCCGATGGCAGCTGGGTTAGGTATGTTATACCAGCATGAAATTTTATACCAATCCACTTTTGTAGTTTAGGATCTTTAATCTTTGAAGCGCGACTGCAGATATTTGGGAGATAATATGGTTGAAGCAATGCAGAATGCACCAGTGACATATGGCTATATGTATGGAACAGATAAACTATCgaaatattattttattatagaAAACAATAAAAATACTGTCATAGGATAAGAACACTAATAGGGTTCTAACCTGCAAATAATGGCAGAGTTACACATAAGACCTTGCAAATCTCGGGTGGGACCTAGGTAAATCCAACCAACCATACACTAATGTCAAGCAACAACAGAATGGTGGATGTCATGGGGAAAACTAGTTAGATCACGGCAGAAATTAGATATAGGGCCTGGTCATGGGCGTGGCTGCTATTGCATGCTGTATATGCTGACTGCAACCAAGAGGCCTGGCCAATAACAGAATAGTGTCCTAGTTGAAAGGAGATGGAGTTgcctcttccttcttcaacaACAATTAGCATCTGCAGCAAAGGTTAGCTTTTGTTCACTTAAATCTCTGTAAAAGACTGATAAATTTTTTGTTAGGTAGCATATATGGAAGTCAGTTAAAAATGGTGCAGCAGAGCTTCCCTGATGCTGTTTGGTTTCATCTGTTTGGCCAACCTTTGGTAACCTCATGTAGTGTCAATAGGAACTGGGAGTTAAATTGTTTTTTTCTTACTTCCATTAGCAATTTAGTACCAATTGTATACATTAGTAAAACAAAAGCTCTGGAAAGGTACATTAAACAGTGTTTATGAACAGTTGCAGGTTTGTCAATGATACTGCCACGCACTAGCTTAGCTGTTCATTAGTATTATATGCCCAATGTCCAGACCAAATTTGTTGATATTGTGTTTCTCACATTTGGATGAGTCATGACTCATGAGACCTGTAGCTTTACACTCTAGTAGGGAAACAAGGTTATTCCCAATTAAAATGTAGAGTTCttttcatatttcattttattttgttgaACATAAATTTCCATTATTAAGGTGAGGATGGAAAACTCAAAAACCAAAAAAGAACTGTTCTGACACTTGTCTTTCAGGCTGTTCCCTGGGGATGGACAAACAAGCACTCTGGACTCAGCAAACCAGAGTCAGTCCGCGGGGCCTATCCATCCTTTCCATCCGAAGATAACCATCAGACGTGGTGTGTTGTCGGCAGAGTGCTCGGAGATAATGCAACAGTTCTTCCAGCTGAGGCGGCGGAAGAAGCAGAAGGCGCAGtcgccaccgcgcgcccaccACCAGGGGCACCACCATCCTGTCAAGTTCTTCAGTAAGATGCACCACATGTTTGGCACCATCTTCTGTCTGTAGTAGCTTTGCCTCTCTTTTTTCAGTTTTCCAATTTTCCGTATTACAAAAGTCTAGGGTTAATGTATTTCGTTCTGTGCGGTAAGTGGTTTCCACTGAGAGCTTGTAGGTATCAGTTAGTATTGTGAGATGAGGGAACCATCGTCAGCAG
Proteins encoded:
- the LOC120670583 gene encoding tRNA(adenine(34)) deaminase, chloroplastic-like, which gives rise to MYSSYSAAAFALRAAKPSLHAHSSYSYSYLPSHHCHRDDADEHRRRRHHHHELLQQSPYLAPRFLLDGCLLRHSAHLLLLSAGLRPAPPTHPHPPRCCRRRASASCCCVGGSVRPVAGQVSWQVEARGCRCCGHGAERPDLPAVCRRLEAGRCRRGGSGGGRLLGAGFGRRDAPRLVGRAVRQEVWEYEGGEWPRRRYLTECHDDWEDEEDCDRGQLEVVRLVRRRREDDDDDDDDVCRCRDCVWRKGLGSYYSGEDAYNGRRRERRDVDEDRRSFRDSDRRRRQQRGYHDDEDDLDLRRQRQRWEGRDKRDFDFDDAVDTRSRRYRGDGREYDRRRERRDFDSDDTIDIRRASQHAEDVRKSDRRKGSRIEIDDKVDDRREGRRFSNDDYRYVLRHERSEDADGEDVSLLRSHHRNNEEIDYDEQDLAERRYYSGGRSQKSARATSFHEDDSKRASSSRSTVEARRARQEENSSSRVRLHDNVDRRTEQTYEERNQRHSVGRSKDERDTYDYDDARFVRVTDARTNTQDVKVITEDDSKLTSSSKNTSILKHSSNVDQQATVHKDESRKSSQKIMEISEVQDYRTEHGSSSQNYHQEDRGNYIENRSSVQNSAKMASDCRRQVDQESLINVTTDSSHNVSSASHSQRNYDEVNQTDIDGRSTSLQNIIHVTRDKKRIVNQQVIHETDIDVQNITHVDVSKIRASDTSTSRSSQSHSETKSDVNPTSNMSFINSTRSQEKEVYQNKIFASNSAMVRGSQSHLGSGLYDQFHSTSSTNIADNRKESQEQVELNIANASNAVVASTSGSHLQTRVDDQFQSTSDVNTIGSRKEQIDPAKIHASDAAVVSSSQGLVTRNGNQVHTASAVHWPREKQVNNDKQITQVSSTERNDELGRKFSETSHDSRDRMVRSEDTHDNMDLIWLQADTSGISDDKGITGLLLESTGQGSSMVTADMAQGAEVMGRNGQEVRTETTAGIIMPSGSSSGQSVKESMLESAARLEKSSTFHVGRFVDELQKGVSDADNTTKNHEKSIVEGTTRSSSRSRMKGPADEMWDVHSTTSQETFKTADKEEGSSADGATNSASQTPKNESALARKVHRSLWAYVADIIRLGWIQRGDSHDSSDKSVKKSSSSNSQSTEGWLSSQERDTESTRKKNKAKDQQLIMSHSGESEPGVASMSKEEYFHSGTQELRISETVIEPKVRRSEGDLLAGSSKDDLHVSEERIKQSDVGESPEGNIIDDSTPTLIDVTIGHLPEHKTATSSRITTKGSGEFNTGKGMLAGSSSVTIGATEAGRSGDGADWIYNPSGVITPYRHPQTQAVVPHESTSTSIHEPPALPVGGIRFEEKNVVQEAPEIIKTGGKDAELKRRNFQRNKQVLKETFDEWEEAYQRDAEQRKADELFMREALLEAQRAADIWEVPVGAVLVQNGEIIARGCNLVEDLRDSTAHAEIVCIREASNKLKTWRLAETTLYVTLEPCAMCAGAILQARIDTVVWGAPNKLLGADGSWVRLFPGDGQTSTLDSANQSQSAGPIHPFHPKITIRRGVLSAECSEIMQQFFQLRRRKKQKAQSPPRAHHQGHHHPVKFFSKMHHMFGTIFCL